One part of the Polyangiaceae bacterium genome encodes these proteins:
- a CDS encoding tetratricopeptide repeat protein produces the protein MDLEARLNNLENTHEWHAMVEALEQGIASAQDDGVKAQLHLKLGRLLRDRFLQGVKALKHFQDAFKLNNTLTEALEEARSVYWELGKLNMVQKLLELQLKNTSDGAAGSELCVLLGDVLTDQGDYDRATEAYAKALQLAAGQPSRASQMLEDVQVAPDQWQDHIGSLLRGAHGAADAEGKAMAFLRASRVANRFAPEEVEGILGQAYASDPSGTVTGALFEGYLVSQERTDSIVEAQRKVLDADLDAATKAGIAYRFGVRWATRHQNLDLAKKLFEEALKADPTRDDAFNCLREIYGAEGNWARNLELAEQIASSTNGVSHAAALAAAGSIAWRQQGDLIRARGYFEQLAGVSPTHPALKAFEAQIGEALTPGDAPAAEESAEAEAPAAEIEVEEAAADADVEIEEESSEELAVVDDVEDIPAEAAEAEPEAEAAEPAPPAEANDAKIAELREQLAQQEEAKRYHEYVKTLIELGDEVPDPAEKVQLFTEAADLYVNKFVNQAEAVRTYEKVLEVDPQNDGAIEYLRGMYEKRRDWEKLIALQKSQADFLPAGPERTAAFKEMAQLATERVKKPDVCIDLWAVVLENDADDLDALGSLAQLYERARDYEKLADVLEKQADLTFDTKEKIDILTKLGQVTGDRLKDDERAVEAYRTLLTLQPDDRRAQEQLKKRYVSLGRWDDLETFYQESGKWDEFIRVLESNESKTKDPQESIAMLIKIAELWMTQKGKPDRAARAYEKILSLDEQNLEAAQRLIPIYESANNPKGLSGAIEVKLVHEQNPAERLDLLRQVAALYEGRINDKAKAFERYLAAFELEPSDEQCQADVERAAQAIGSWDGLITSYRTAIESLSESGDAMGAINLRLRLGRVLVDEVQRIDEALVEYRAVYELEPENAQALSALEGLYAQTERWSDLLEVYNKKRDLAVEPEERKQILYGIARLHEERLSALDSAIETYQAVLEDDPVDTTALEALDRLFSQTENWGPYAEILSRRIELDVGEVELIDLKFRLAKTQLEQLEDPAAALENYREILFLNQDHEGARAALEGLLEHETLRGEAASILEAIYEARGDWTKLIHALEILVLAASDVDRQVELLRRIAQTSANQLGDLEKAFDAQARAVKADPAHGDARYEFESLAQQANAWEQLLTIYSEVADGLSDSDLARSYWMRLASIEEQLGKVDEAAKGYERVLALDPGDAEALQAMDALYRGHEKWSELIGVYRRRIELTQDGGEREALYAQMAQVYEERLGQPADAIGAYREVLALDPASHVALRALDGLFSRQSMWPELAENLETQLGLAETEEEQLALMLRLSALREQQMGLVESAIEGYREVLERDPSNQAALSSLERLGRDQAHELMIAEILEPLYRQQGDFQKLIGVHEVQVRRADDVNRRVELLHQIAELYEDAAGDSNAAFDTLARALAADPAHEFTQEGLDRLARTTGRFTDLARVFEELGSNQEDPELGSQLYTFAARVFVNDVGDVDRGIELFRKVLSIDPMNLAAAESLQTLFHSTERYSDMSLILQRKAQILEDLDAQKEALYQSATLEEEVLDRKENAIGVYQKILEIDPEDLRSVDALINLFLGLSRWEELLGVYSKKADLVMDTEERKLIYYQVGAVYERELSDVTRAIDTYQRVLELDPDDLTALGRLDVLYQSTQNWSELLSVLTHESELTADPAEAISYQYRIAELYEKHLDDVARAVELYRDILGIQPDHEPTLAALEGIKNGDKEALLASSVLEPVYDAMGEWARLISVLEVQVRFAEDPFSKVDLLHRIARLYEENLGQHADAFETYARAVAADNQNEESLGSLERLAMTIERWPAVAELYDRQLATLTDEPERLVELGLRVAQVYEVQLEDLENAISRYRKVLEADPENQSAVRSLDRLFSQAERWADLADVLTREAEIGQTPDEILEFKYRLGQVYQLRLNDLDRAIDAYREVIGAAPEHVETLEALESLFAMGTKQLEVAEILEPLYQSTAEWEKLIRVHEAQLAHTQDADERMNMYYRIAEDAEERLMDPYQAFNVYVRAIKERPLDERTGEEIERLAAMIDGGWEQLANAYADVLGIEGLPVETQAAVGKRLARVFEEELADVTKAEETYRYVLSVAPGDQDSLANLDRIYSSLEQYAELAGVLEQRAVGAEEHEKVELWGRLGQVYEEALQRIPDAIRAYRKIFDELEPSNEEAIAALGRIYEQTEDWEALNKVYEREMETAVGDVAEAEIRAKMAHLAANRLGRIDDAVEGWKRVLDLRGEDPEALGALAGLYQHLGQWAELTDVLERQFDIADDDEERVNVLTNRARLFIEQLGRDDEALETWQRVLDIDYANLPALRAVAQIWRTREDAQELVSSLHAMIDRAAALLEAAELKEVYRELGQTYGVKLEQPYDAADAWRQLLEVDPFDFEAMAELEKIHRLDEKWPEVVDVKMQRAEALQEPEEKIRELLEVTQIWKKEVNDYDQATAAFEKILGIDPAHTEAFEALERLHTAAGRWEPLIELYLNRLETREDVDERGELLRRIANVCEVQLHDPDQAFVGLLEAFGENYGDDETVRYLERMAQQTNRWPELIQNANQWLQETEDPQQKILLCLRLGKWYGEDLGHFDYAKPYYAQIMQLDPNNVQVLRQMANIHRIGAQWQKMGEMLTRALDVAVSSDDRKAILCDLGELLERHMGETDKGISFYKRALEVDPLCMPALEALERIYDERGNHQDLVEILTRKVQALEDSDRIAQHKLRMGGLYESSLSDLNKAGRQYREVMELDGGNLLAMRGLERIYEATQNWNELVDVLERQLDVVETERERVSVLLKLALIQEEQFLKADVAAQRLEQALEIDPADARAYVALERCYRRLKQWLDLINTYERHISEAASTDDKIELYGQIAQVYAEEVGDTDRAIDAYQNIVDLDDTNIPALEALSRLYEKQEDPARAIENMTRVADLTTDGTQRVEMYYRIGTALEQQLGDRITAQERFEMALDLNPAHLPSLAALRTIAMDEADWDRAARYLDQEQLNTEMPRQRAKLLVELGKLRDEMLGEHDAAIEAYQLAMQCDDDCEEAALPLVEEYMRTDRFTEAEPLAELLVRKGRNRERHEQHMLNNLLGKVLSAVGKDEKALKAYHAAHQLDLTDQETIRGIADVSFRLQDWPSALTNYQKVLTSLSEDEVDQRTDVYYRLGCIKREQGQVKQAINNFEKALALNSEHRPTLEALVDVYAQANDFKQVAAYKRQILDGIFDGEERFVMLNDIADVWAGKENNAPKAIEALEEALELKPQDPSLLHKILELYQKAEDWSKMVDTLQAIADISDNPLVKSRCFNTMAQLYRDKLEDPDRAVELFNEALDLNPDFLKAFERINKILTREKNWKQLERQYRKMIHRITNKNKADLEYTLWHQLGLIYRDRLQEMESAVDAFKMASTTKPESLLDRQILSELYESTERFDEAIEEQRKILDHNPLDIDPYRALYRLYLHKHSYDEAWTLAAAISFMGKADQEEMQFYEDYRPQGMLQVKGRLSNDLWTRQLFHPDLNLYISKIFEMIVPAALKAKVAMMARQQSPIDPRFKQDPATSTVTFAKTFGWAGQVLGLSTPELYVRSDMNDAIRAVPHLPPSSVAGKAVLSGFQPQELTFICGKHLASYRPEIYMRNLFPTQAELTIMLFAGVMIAAPNTPMPPDGATQIRNTAQELAKYMDPVQMEHLRAVVKRFIEEGAKANIKRWVQAAELTQLRAGLLVCGDLSIARKIVTMEPSLPGDLSPEEKIKELLLFSVSAEYAQLRSALGIAIG, from the coding sequence ATGGATCTAGAGGCGCGTCTCAATAACCTGGAGAACACCCACGAGTGGCATGCCATGGTCGAGGCCCTTGAACAGGGAATCGCCAGTGCCCAAGACGATGGGGTCAAAGCTCAGCTTCACTTGAAGTTGGGTCGCTTGTTGCGCGATCGCTTTTTGCAAGGCGTGAAGGCGCTCAAGCATTTCCAGGACGCTTTCAAGCTGAACAACACCCTGACCGAGGCGCTCGAAGAAGCGCGTTCGGTGTACTGGGAGCTCGGCAAGCTGAACATGGTGCAGAAGCTGCTCGAACTGCAGCTGAAGAACACCTCAGACGGCGCCGCGGGTTCCGAACTCTGCGTGCTCCTGGGCGACGTGCTCACGGATCAGGGCGACTACGATCGGGCAACGGAAGCATACGCCAAGGCGCTTCAGCTTGCCGCGGGGCAACCGAGCCGCGCCAGCCAGATGCTGGAAGACGTTCAGGTGGCACCCGATCAGTGGCAAGACCACATCGGATCGTTGTTGCGCGGAGCTCATGGTGCGGCGGACGCGGAAGGCAAGGCCATGGCCTTCCTTCGCGCATCTCGGGTGGCGAACCGCTTCGCGCCTGAAGAAGTCGAGGGCATCCTCGGTCAGGCCTACGCCTCGGATCCGTCCGGAACCGTAACGGGAGCGCTGTTCGAGGGGTACCTCGTCTCCCAAGAGCGCACCGATTCGATCGTCGAGGCGCAGCGCAAGGTGTTGGACGCTGACCTGGACGCGGCGACCAAGGCGGGCATCGCGTATCGCTTCGGCGTGCGCTGGGCGACTCGCCACCAGAACCTTGATCTGGCCAAAAAGCTCTTCGAGGAGGCGCTGAAGGCCGACCCGACGCGTGATGACGCCTTCAACTGCTTGCGCGAGATCTACGGCGCCGAGGGCAATTGGGCGCGCAATCTGGAGCTAGCAGAGCAGATCGCGTCCAGCACCAACGGAGTGAGCCACGCCGCAGCACTGGCCGCGGCCGGTAGCATTGCCTGGCGGCAACAGGGTGACCTGATTCGCGCTCGAGGCTACTTCGAGCAGCTCGCCGGGGTCTCGCCGACCCATCCCGCGCTCAAGGCATTCGAGGCACAGATCGGCGAGGCGCTCACGCCTGGTGATGCGCCCGCTGCTGAGGAGTCTGCCGAGGCAGAGGCGCCTGCGGCGGAAATCGAAGTCGAGGAGGCTGCGGCTGACGCAGACGTCGAGATCGAGGAGGAGTCTAGCGAGGAGCTAGCCGTAGTCGATGACGTCGAGGATATCCCCGCGGAAGCGGCCGAGGCCGAGCCGGAAGCTGAAGCGGCTGAACCGGCCCCTCCGGCTGAAGCAAATGACGCCAAGATCGCCGAGCTGCGCGAGCAGCTCGCCCAGCAGGAGGAGGCCAAGCGCTATCACGAGTACGTGAAGACCCTCATCGAGCTGGGTGACGAAGTTCCGGACCCCGCGGAGAAGGTGCAGCTGTTCACCGAAGCAGCGGACCTCTACGTCAACAAGTTCGTGAACCAAGCGGAGGCGGTACGGACCTACGAGAAGGTGCTCGAGGTCGACCCTCAGAACGACGGGGCCATCGAGTACCTCCGAGGCATGTACGAGAAGCGTCGCGACTGGGAGAAACTCATCGCGTTGCAGAAGTCTCAAGCGGATTTCCTTCCCGCGGGACCAGAGCGTACAGCAGCGTTCAAGGAGATGGCGCAGCTCGCTACCGAGCGCGTAAAGAAGCCCGACGTCTGCATCGATCTGTGGGCAGTGGTGCTCGAGAACGACGCTGACGATCTCGACGCACTAGGGTCGCTTGCCCAGCTCTACGAGCGCGCCCGCGACTACGAGAAGCTCGCCGATGTGCTGGAAAAGCAGGCCGATCTGACCTTCGACACGAAGGAGAAGATCGACATCCTGACGAAGCTGGGCCAGGTGACGGGTGACCGTCTCAAGGATGACGAGCGCGCGGTCGAAGCTTACCGCACCTTGCTCACTTTGCAGCCCGACGACCGTCGCGCTCAGGAGCAGCTCAAGAAGCGTTACGTTTCCCTGGGGAGATGGGACGACCTCGAGACGTTCTATCAAGAGAGCGGCAAGTGGGATGAGTTCATCCGCGTTCTAGAGAGCAACGAGTCCAAGACGAAGGACCCGCAAGAGAGCATCGCGATGTTGATCAAGATCGCGGAGCTCTGGATGACTCAAAAGGGCAAGCCCGATCGCGCCGCCCGCGCCTACGAGAAGATTCTGTCTCTCGATGAGCAGAACCTGGAGGCAGCCCAGCGCCTGATCCCGATCTACGAGTCTGCAAACAACCCGAAGGGCTTGAGCGGAGCGATTGAGGTCAAGCTCGTTCACGAGCAGAACCCCGCGGAGCGCCTCGATTTGCTCCGCCAGGTCGCGGCTCTGTACGAGGGTCGGATCAACGACAAGGCCAAGGCTTTCGAGCGCTACTTGGCAGCCTTCGAGCTCGAGCCTTCCGACGAACAGTGCCAAGCCGATGTTGAACGCGCGGCGCAGGCCATTGGTAGCTGGGACGGGCTGATCACCAGTTACCGCACGGCAATCGAGAGCCTCAGCGAAAGTGGCGACGCGATGGGCGCGATCAACCTGCGCCTACGCCTCGGCCGCGTGCTCGTGGATGAGGTCCAACGCATCGATGAAGCCCTGGTCGAGTACCGCGCCGTTTACGAGCTGGAGCCGGAGAACGCTCAGGCTCTGAGCGCGCTCGAGGGCCTCTACGCTCAAACGGAGCGCTGGTCCGACCTGCTCGAGGTCTACAACAAGAAGCGTGATCTTGCCGTCGAGCCCGAAGAGCGAAAGCAGATCCTGTACGGGATCGCTCGGCTTCACGAGGAACGCTTGAGCGCCCTGGACTCTGCGATTGAGACCTACCAGGCAGTGCTCGAGGATGATCCCGTCGATACCACCGCTCTCGAAGCGTTGGATCGCCTCTTCAGCCAAACTGAGAACTGGGGTCCCTACGCAGAGATCCTGTCGCGCCGCATCGAACTCGATGTGGGTGAGGTCGAACTTATCGACCTCAAATTCCGCCTGGCAAAGACCCAGCTCGAGCAGCTGGAGGATCCGGCGGCCGCGCTCGAGAACTATCGAGAGATTCTGTTCCTGAATCAGGATCATGAAGGCGCACGTGCCGCTCTCGAAGGCTTGCTCGAGCACGAGACCCTGCGAGGTGAGGCCGCGTCGATTCTCGAGGCGATCTACGAAGCCCGCGGAGACTGGACCAAGCTCATTCATGCGCTTGAGATCCTCGTGCTCGCGGCGTCCGACGTCGATCGGCAGGTCGAGCTACTGCGACGGATCGCTCAGACTTCGGCGAACCAGCTCGGCGACCTCGAAAAGGCGTTCGACGCTCAAGCTCGAGCAGTGAAGGCGGACCCGGCGCACGGAGACGCGCGCTACGAGTTCGAGAGCTTGGCTCAGCAGGCGAATGCCTGGGAGCAGCTGCTGACCATCTACTCGGAAGTGGCAGACGGCCTCTCCGATTCGGATCTGGCTCGAAGCTACTGGATGCGCCTCGCATCGATCGAGGAACAGCTTGGCAAGGTGGATGAGGCTGCCAAGGGATACGAGCGCGTGCTCGCGCTGGATCCCGGCGACGCCGAGGCGCTCCAAGCAATGGACGCCCTGTACCGCGGCCACGAGAAGTGGAGTGAGCTGATCGGCGTCTACCGTCGCCGCATCGAGCTGACTCAGGACGGCGGCGAGCGCGAGGCGCTGTATGCGCAAATGGCTCAGGTGTATGAAGAGCGACTCGGCCAGCCCGCAGACGCGATCGGGGCCTACCGTGAGGTGCTCGCGCTCGATCCCGCTAGCCATGTAGCGCTGCGGGCTCTGGATGGCTTGTTCAGCCGCCAGAGCATGTGGCCCGAGCTCGCAGAGAACCTCGAGACTCAGCTTGGCCTCGCGGAAACGGAGGAGGAGCAGCTCGCGCTCATGCTGCGGCTGTCCGCACTGCGTGAGCAGCAGATGGGACTCGTCGAGTCAGCTATCGAGGGCTACCGTGAGGTGCTCGAGCGTGACCCGTCGAACCAGGCTGCGCTGAGCTCTCTCGAGCGGCTTGGGCGTGACCAGGCGCACGAGCTGATGATCGCGGAGATCCTCGAACCGCTCTACCGTCAGCAAGGCGACTTCCAAAAGCTGATCGGTGTTCACGAAGTTCAGGTGCGGCGCGCAGACGACGTGAACCGTCGGGTGGAGCTGCTGCATCAAATCGCCGAGCTGTATGAGGACGCCGCGGGGGACTCCAACGCGGCCTTTGACACCTTGGCGCGTGCTCTCGCCGCGGACCCCGCTCACGAGTTCACCCAAGAAGGCCTCGACCGCCTAGCGCGCACCACGGGGCGCTTCACGGATCTGGCTCGAGTGTTCGAAGAACTCGGCTCCAATCAAGAGGATCCGGAGCTTGGCAGCCAACTGTACACGTTTGCTGCACGCGTGTTCGTGAACGACGTCGGCGACGTCGACCGCGGTATCGAGCTATTCCGCAAGGTACTCAGCATCGATCCCATGAACTTGGCGGCCGCGGAGTCGCTCCAGACGCTGTTCCACAGCACCGAGCGCTACTCTGATATGTCGCTCATTCTTCAGCGCAAAGCGCAGATCCTCGAGGATCTGGACGCGCAGAAGGAGGCGCTCTATCAGTCGGCGACCCTCGAAGAGGAAGTGCTCGACCGCAAAGAGAACGCGATCGGCGTTTACCAAAAGATCCTCGAGATCGACCCCGAAGACCTGCGCAGCGTCGATGCGCTGATCAACCTGTTCCTCGGGCTGTCGCGTTGGGAAGAACTCCTCGGCGTCTACAGCAAGAAGGCCGACCTGGTCATGGATACAGAGGAGCGCAAGCTCATCTACTATCAGGTTGGTGCTGTCTACGAGCGTGAGCTCTCAGACGTGACGCGGGCGATCGACACCTATCAGCGGGTGCTGGAACTGGACCCCGACGATCTCACCGCCCTCGGTCGCTTGGACGTGCTCTACCAGAGCACGCAGAACTGGTCCGAGTTGCTCAGCGTGCTCACCCACGAGAGCGAACTCACGGCGGATCCAGCGGAAGCCATCAGCTACCAGTACCGGATCGCCGAGCTTTACGAAAAGCACCTGGATGACGTGGCGCGGGCGGTAGAACTCTACCGCGACATCCTGGGCATTCAGCCGGATCACGAGCCGACCCTGGCCGCCTTGGAAGGCATCAAGAACGGGGACAAAGAGGCGCTCCTGGCGTCCAGCGTCCTTGAGCCCGTGTACGACGCGATGGGTGAGTGGGCTCGCCTGATCAGCGTGCTCGAGGTTCAGGTGCGCTTTGCTGAGGACCCCTTCAGCAAGGTCGATCTACTCCACCGCATCGCGCGCTTGTACGAGGAGAACCTCGGGCAACACGCCGACGCGTTCGAGACCTACGCCCGCGCCGTTGCGGCTGACAATCAGAACGAAGAGTCGCTCGGTTCCCTCGAGCGCTTGGCGATGACGATTGAGCGCTGGCCAGCAGTTGCCGAACTCTACGATCGTCAACTCGCGACGCTGACCGATGAGCCAGAGCGCCTGGTCGAGCTCGGACTGCGCGTCGCTCAGGTCTATGAAGTTCAGCTCGAGGACCTGGAGAACGCGATCTCCCGTTACCGCAAGGTACTGGAGGCGGACCCCGAGAATCAGAGCGCGGTGCGCTCCCTAGATCGGCTGTTCTCCCAGGCGGAGCGCTGGGCTGACTTGGCCGACGTGCTGACGCGGGAAGCTGAGATTGGCCAGACGCCGGACGAAATCCTCGAGTTCAAGTATCGCTTGGGCCAGGTGTACCAGCTTCGTCTGAACGATCTGGATCGCGCCATCGACGCCTATCGCGAGGTGATCGGTGCGGCTCCGGAACACGTGGAGACACTCGAAGCGCTTGAGTCGTTGTTCGCGATGGGTACCAAGCAGCTCGAGGTCGCCGAGATCCTCGAACCGCTCTACCAGTCCACGGCCGAGTGGGAGAAGTTGATCCGGGTTCACGAGGCGCAGCTGGCGCACACCCAAGACGCCGATGAGCGCATGAACATGTACTACCGCATCGCGGAAGATGCGGAAGAGCGACTGATGGATCCCTATCAGGCGTTCAATGTCTACGTGCGTGCGATCAAGGAGCGTCCGCTGGACGAGCGCACTGGCGAAGAGATCGAGCGCCTCGCGGCGATGATCGACGGTGGCTGGGAGCAGCTAGCGAACGCCTATGCCGACGTGCTTGGCATCGAAGGGCTCCCTGTGGAAACGCAGGCAGCCGTTGGTAAGCGGTTGGCGCGCGTCTTCGAGGAGGAGCTCGCAGACGTCACGAAGGCCGAAGAGACCTACCGCTACGTGCTGTCGGTCGCTCCGGGTGACCAAGACTCGCTCGCCAACCTCGACCGCATCTACTCGTCGCTCGAGCAGTACGCGGAGCTTGCAGGCGTTCTGGAGCAGCGCGCTGTCGGTGCTGAAGAGCACGAGAAGGTCGAGCTCTGGGGTCGCCTGGGTCAGGTCTACGAGGAGGCGCTCCAGCGCATCCCGGACGCGATCCGAGCCTACCGGAAGATCTTCGACGAGCTCGAGCCCAGTAACGAGGAAGCGATCGCCGCCCTGGGTCGCATCTACGAGCAGACCGAAGACTGGGAAGCCCTGAACAAGGTCTACGAGCGCGAGATGGAGACCGCGGTGGGCGACGTCGCCGAGGCCGAAATCCGCGCCAAGATGGCGCATCTGGCGGCAAACCGCCTGGGCCGAATCGACGACGCCGTTGAGGGTTGGAAGCGCGTGCTCGATCTGCGCGGTGAAGATCCCGAGGCGCTTGGCGCACTCGCGGGCCTCTACCAGCACCTCGGACAGTGGGCGGAGCTCACGGATGTGCTCGAGCGCCAGTTCGATATCGCCGACGACGACGAAGAGCGCGTCAATGTGCTCACGAATCGCGCCCGGCTGTTCATCGAGCAGCTCGGCCGCGACGACGAAGCGCTGGAGACCTGGCAGCGCGTGCTCGATATCGACTACGCGAACCTGCCTGCTCTGCGGGCGGTGGCTCAGATCTGGCGCACTCGGGAAGACGCTCAAGAACTCGTGAGTTCCCTGCACGCGATGATCGATCGCGCGGCGGCGCTCCTCGAGGCGGCAGAGCTCAAGGAGGTCTACCGCGAGCTCGGCCAGACCTACGGCGTGAAGCTCGAGCAACCGTACGACGCTGCGGACGCTTGGCGTCAGCTGCTCGAGGTCGATCCCTTCGACTTCGAGGCGATGGCGGAACTCGAGAAGATCCACCGCCTGGACGAGAAGTGGCCAGAGGTGGTCGACGTCAAGATGCAGCGCGCCGAAGCGTTGCAGGAGCCCGAGGAGAAGATCCGCGAGCTGCTCGAGGTCACCCAGATCTGGAAGAAGGAAGTCAACGACTACGACCAAGCGACGGCTGCCTTCGAGAAGATCCTCGGCATCGATCCCGCGCACACCGAGGCCTTCGAGGCGCTCGAGCGTCTCCACACGGCAGCGGGCCGCTGGGAGCCTCTGATCGAGCTCTACCTGAACCGCCTAGAGACTCGCGAAGACGTCGACGAGCGCGGCGAGCTACTGCGTCGCATCGCCAACGTTTGCGAGGTTCAGCTTCACGACCCCGACCAGGCCTTCGTCGGCTTGCTCGAGGCGTTTGGAGAGAACTACGGCGACGACGAGACGGTGCGTTACCTCGAGCGCATGGCCCAGCAGACCAACCGCTGGCCCGAGCTGATCCAGAACGCGAACCAGTGGTTGCAAGAGACCGAGGACCCGCAGCAGAAGATCTTGCTCTGCCTGCGCCTCGGCAAGTGGTACGGCGAAGACCTCGGCCACTTCGATTACGCGAAGCCCTATTACGCGCAGATCATGCAGCTCGACCCGAACAACGTTCAGGTCTTGCGGCAGATGGCCAACATCCACCGCATTGGTGCCCAGTGGCAAAAGATGGGTGAGATGCTGACCCGCGCGCTGGATGTCGCGGTGAGCAGCGATGACCGTAAGGCCATCCTGTGCGACTTGGGTGAGTTGCTCGAGCGCCACATGGGAGAGACCGACAAGGGCATCTCCTTCTACAAGCGGGCACTCGAAGTCGATCCGCTCTGCATGCCTGCCCTCGAGGCACTCGAGCGCATCTACGACGAGCGCGGCAATCACCAGGACCTGGTGGAGATCCTGACTCGCAAGGTGCAAGCCCTGGAGGACTCCGACCGCATCGCACAGCACAAGCTGCGCATGGGTGGTCTCTACGAGTCTTCGCTGAGCGACCTGAACAAGGCAGGCCGTCAGTACCGCGAGGTAATGGAGCTCGATGGGGGCAACTTGCTCGCCATGCGCGGACTCGAGCGCATCTACGAAGCGACGCAGAACTGGAACGAGCTAGTCGACGTTCTGGAGCGTCAGCTGGACGTGGTGGAGACCGAGCGCGAGCGCGTCAGCGTGCTGCTCAAGCTGGCGTTGATTCAAGAGGAGCAGTTCCTCAAGGCCGACGTCGCGGCTCAGCGCTTGGAGCAGGCCCTCGAGATCGACCCGGCGGATGCACGCGCCTACGTCGCACTCGAGCGTTGCTACCGGCGCCTCAAGCAGTGGCTGGATCTCATCAACACCTACGAGCGCCACATCAGTGAGGCGGCGTCCACCGACGACAAGATCGAGCTCTACGGCCAGATCGCTCAGGTCTACGCCGAGGAAGTCGGTGACACGGATCGCGCCATCGATGCCTACCAGAACATCGTTGACCTGGATGACACCAACATCCCGGCGCTCGAGGCTCTGAGCCGGCTGTACGAGAAGCAAGAGGACCCGGCGCGGGCCATCGAGAACATGACCCGCGTCGCCGACCTGACGACGGACGGCACCCAGCGCGTCGAGATGTACTACCGCATCGGTACGGCACTCGAGCAGCAGCTGGGGGATCGCATCACGGCGCAAGAGCGTTTCGAGATGGCTCTCGATCTCAACCCGGCTCACTTGCCGTCGCTGGCTGCCCTGCGCACCATCGCGATGGACGAGGCGGACTGGGATCGTGCCGCTCGCTACCTTGACCAGGAGCAGCTCAACACCGAGATGCCTCGTCAGCGCGCCAAGCTGCTCGTGGAGCTCGGCAAGTTGCGCGACGAAATGCTCGGAGAGCACGACGCTGCCATCGAAGCCTACCAGCTCGCGATGCAGTGCGATGACGACTGCGAAGAGGCGGCGCTGCCGTTGGTCGAAGAGTACATGCGCACCGATCGCTTCACCGAGGCTGAGCCACTGGCTGAGCTCTTGGTGCGCAAGGGGCGCAACCGTGAGCGTCACGAGCAGCACATGCTGAACAACTTGCTCGGCAAGGTGCTGTCAGCGGTCGGCAAGGACGAGAAGGCGCTCAAGGCGTACCACGCCGCGCACCAGCTCGACCTGACGGATCAGGAGACGATTCGCGGCATCGCTGACGTGTCGTTCCGCCTGCAAGACTGGCCCAGCGCGCTCACGAACTACCAGAAGGTGCTGACTTCCCTCAGCGAGGACGAAGTTGATCAGCGCACCGACGTCTACTACCGCTTGGGTTGCATCAAGCGTGAGCAGGGCCAGGTAAAGCAAGCGATCAACAACTTCGAGAAGGCGCTCGCGCTAAACTCGGAGCATCGCCCAACGCTCGAAGCGCTGGTCGACGTCTACGCTCAAGCGAACGACTTCAAGCAAGTCGCCGCCTACAAGCGGCAGATCCTCGATGGCATCTTCGACGGCGAAGAGCGCTTCGTGATGCTCAACGACATCGCCGATGTCTGGGCAGGCAAGGAGAACAACGCGCCCAAGGCCATCGAGGCCCTGGAAGAGGCCTTGGAGCTCAAGCCCCAAGATCCGTCGCTCCTGCACAAGATCCTCGAGCTGTATCAGAAGGCCGAAGACTGGTCGAAGATGGTCGATACGCTCCAGGCCATCGCGGATATCAGCGACAACCCGCTGGTCAAGTCGCGCTGCTTCAACACCATGGCGCAGCTCTACCGCGACAAACTCGAGGATCCGGATCGCGCCGTTGAGCTCTTCAACGAGGCACTGGATCTCAACCCTGACTTCCTCAAGGCCTTCGAGCGCATCAACAAGATCCTGACCCGCGAGAAGAACTGGAAGCAGCTCGAGCGCCAGTACCGCAAGATGATCCACCGCATCACCAACAAGAATAAGGCGGATCTCGAGTACACCTTGTGGCACCAGCTCGGTCTCATCTACCGCGACCGCTTGCAGGAGATGGAGTCCGCCGTCGACGCCTTCAAGATGGCGTCAACGACGAAGCCTGAGTCGCTCCTGGATCGCCAGATCCTGAGCGAGCTCTACGAGAGCACGGAGCGCTTCGACGAGGCGATAGAAGAGCAGCGGAAGATCCTGGATCACAACCCGCTCGACATCGATCCTTACCGCGCTCTCTACCGGCTGTACCTGCACAAGCACAGCTACGACGAGGCGTGGACCCTCGCCGCCGCGATCTCATTCATGGGCAAGGCGGATCAGGAAGAGATGCAGTTCTACGAGGACTACCGTCCTCAGGGGATGCTGCAGGTGAAGGGACGGCTGTCCAATGACCTCTGGACGCGCCAGCTCTTCCACCCCGACTTGAACCTCTACATCTCGAAGATCTTCGAGATGATCGTGCCTGCCGCGTTGAAGGCCAAGGTCGCGATGATGGCCCGTCAGCAGTCGCCCATTGATCCTCGCTTCAAGCAGGATCCGGCGACCTCGACGGTGACCTTCGCCAAGACCTTTGGTTGGGCTGGTCAGGTGCTGGGGCTCTCCACTCCGGAGCTCTACGTCCGCAGCGACATGAACGACGCAATCCGCGCGGTACCGCATCTGCCTCCGTCATCTGTCGCGGGCAAGGCGGTGCTCTCCGGGTTCCAGCCTCAGGAGCTGACGTTCATCTGCGGCAAGCATCTGGCTTCGTATCGGCCTGAGATTTACATGCGGAATCTCTTCCCGACGCAGGCCGAGCTCACCATCATGCTCTTCGCGGGTGTGATGATCGCGGCACCCAACACGCCGATGCCTCCGGACGGCGCCACTCAGATCCGCAACACGGCTCAGGAGCTGGCGAAGTACATGGATCCGGTCCAGATGGAGCACCTGCGCGCTGTCGTGAAGCGCTTCATCGAGGAGGGCGCCAAGGCGAACATCAAGCGCTGGGTGCAGGCGGCCGAGTTGACTCAGCTTCGCGCGGGTCTCCTGGTCTGCGGCGATCTGAGCATCGCCCGCAAGATCGTCACTATGGAGCCGTCGCTACCCGGGGATCTCTCCCCGGAGGAGAAGATCAAGGAGCTCCTGCTCTTCAGTGTGAGCGCGGAATACGCCCAGCTGCGCAGCGCGCTGGGGATCGCGATCGGGTGA